The following proteins are co-located in the Dyadobacter chenwenxiniae genome:
- a CDS encoding TonB-dependent receptor, with protein MRITVTQLLLCALFCNLSFAVDTRAQEALRKEISIQMESAEVRQVLSHIEKQANVKFIYSTNSIQARQKVSLNVSKRQLSRVLDELLTPIQISFEVVDSRILLHKKPLEALVMPKIAEVDKTITGVVSDEKGEALPGVSVIIKGTQRGSVTGTDGKYELAVEDDAAVLIFSFVGYESQELTVGSRTTMDIALKASIKALSEVVVVGYGTQKKTSVTAAVSTLKGEQLAATPLTNLSNGLGGRVSGVIAKQASGEPGRDGSSIYIRGVSSTGNNQPLLVVDGIPRNFQQLDPNTIETFTVLKDAAAVAPYGVAGANGVVLVTTKRGKTGTPSLTYNAYVGFQNPTVMPDYLNGYDFATLKNAAARNAGLPVPYTDEALQKFKDGSDNDSYPSENYVKELVNRNAVITTHNIELSGGAERIKYYASLGYQYQAGMWPSTSNKRYNLAMNLDAQATKTTKISFSLNGRLQKSQYPSIGTSRIFELIGYATPQNGPLFFSNGMNGTYVTGSIYNSGYQKTNTTALYTQLSVEQAIPFIPGLVAKGTIAYDPTMIMDKIWTVPVHLATINPVTKVITDGIFGAAKASLNQNYRQYQQLTYQASLNYARSFGKSSIGALTVFEAKANDTIALGASRRNYNLGIDELNMGSSSNADMTTNGTASLGRQMGLVYRVTYDYADKYLFEASGRYDGSYYFSPDNRFGFFPAFSVGWRLSEENFIKQNLRWIDNLKLRGSYGEVGALAGSAFQYMSTYGVAGPAYVIGGNAVQAIRERNEPNPNITWERAKKTDIGIEATLWKGLLNIEADYFHEKRSNMLVNPDVIVPSEYGIGLSQVNAGIMQNQGIDLSLGSSHRFSSDLRVSLNGNVTYAKNKLLQVFEAGATYNNPNRRLTGKPLGTQFGFQSSGFFQLADFDDAGKLKPGIAVQPWGPVLPGDIRYQDMNNDGKINDDDRTRIGDAVATPRIIYGISPNVQYKGFTLDILFQGAAKTNFYYAGSAAWAFNNGMGAVRENLDYWTPENPNAKNPRITNAPTANNTQTSSFWVGDASYLRLRSATLSYSLPSVITQKVKIQNARIYVSGQNLLTWTKLRNFDPEITQANAWSYPQQKVMSVGLNITF; from the coding sequence ATGCGAATAACTGTTACACAGTTACTGCTTTGTGCCCTGTTCTGTAACCTTTCTTTTGCGGTGGATACACGCGCACAGGAGGCCCTTCGGAAGGAGATTTCCATTCAAATGGAATCCGCGGAGGTAAGGCAGGTATTAAGCCACATTGAAAAGCAGGCCAATGTGAAATTTATTTATAGTACCAACAGCATTCAGGCACGTCAGAAAGTGTCGCTGAATGTTTCCAAAAGACAATTATCCAGGGTTTTGGACGAATTGCTGACACCAATCCAGATCTCATTTGAGGTAGTAGATTCCAGGATTCTACTCCATAAAAAGCCGCTTGAAGCGCTCGTAATGCCGAAAATTGCGGAAGTTGATAAAACCATCACCGGTGTTGTTTCCGACGAAAAAGGGGAAGCATTACCGGGTGTGAGCGTAATCATAAAAGGTACCCAGCGGGGCAGCGTCACAGGAACAGACGGCAAATATGAACTTGCCGTGGAGGACGATGCTGCCGTGTTGATATTCAGTTTTGTAGGCTACGAAAGTCAGGAACTCACCGTCGGCAGCCGGACCACCATGGATATTGCATTGAAAGCCAGCATTAAAGCATTGAGCGAAGTGGTGGTGGTTGGTTACGGAACACAAAAGAAAACTTCGGTTACTGCCGCCGTCTCAACATTAAAAGGCGAACAGCTCGCTGCCACGCCGCTGACCAACCTGAGTAACGGGTTAGGCGGCCGGGTTTCCGGTGTGATCGCCAAGCAAGCCTCCGGCGAGCCGGGGCGGGATGGTTCCAGCATTTACATTCGAGGTGTTTCCTCGACGGGCAACAATCAGCCCTTATTGGTAGTAGATGGTATTCCAAGAAATTTTCAACAGCTTGACCCTAATACCATTGAGACTTTTACCGTGCTGAAAGATGCCGCGGCTGTGGCGCCTTACGGTGTTGCGGGTGCAAATGGGGTGGTGCTGGTAACCACCAAACGTGGGAAAACCGGAACGCCATCATTGACCTATAATGCTTACGTGGGATTTCAGAATCCAACAGTAATGCCGGATTATCTCAATGGCTACGATTTTGCTACTTTGAAAAACGCGGCCGCCAGAAACGCCGGTTTGCCTGTGCCCTATACGGACGAAGCTCTGCAAAAATTTAAAGATGGTTCCGACAATGATTCGTACCCTAGCGAGAATTATGTAAAGGAGCTGGTGAACCGCAATGCGGTTATTACAACACATAACATTGAGCTTTCGGGCGGTGCCGAGCGGATCAAATACTACGCAAGTCTCGGTTACCAGTATCAGGCCGGAATGTGGCCGTCGACGAGCAACAAACGCTATAACCTGGCGATGAACCTGGATGCACAGGCTACCAAAACCACCAAGATATCATTCAGCCTGAACGGTCGGCTGCAAAAGTCACAATATCCATCCATCGGGACATCGCGGATCTTTGAATTGATCGGTTATGCCACACCGCAAAACGGCCCGCTGTTTTTTAGCAATGGTATGAACGGCACATATGTAACCGGAAGCATTTACAACAGTGGTTATCAGAAGACAAATACGACTGCTTTATATACCCAATTGTCTGTTGAACAGGCAATTCCTTTTATTCCGGGACTGGTTGCGAAAGGAACGATCGCATATGATCCTACGATGATCATGGACAAGATCTGGACTGTGCCGGTTCATCTCGCTACGATCAATCCTGTGACGAAAGTGATTACCGACGGTATTTTTGGTGCGGCCAAAGCATCTTTGAACCAAAATTATCGGCAATATCAGCAACTTACTTACCAGGCCAGTCTGAACTACGCCAGGTCATTTGGTAAAAGCAGCATTGGCGCGCTCACTGTTTTTGAGGCCAAAGCAAATGATACGATCGCACTGGGAGCGTCGCGCCGGAACTACAACCTGGGCATTGATGAGCTGAACATGGGCAGTTCGAGCAATGCAGATATGACCACCAATGGAACCGCGAGCCTCGGTCGCCAGATGGGCCTGGTATATCGGGTTACGTACGACTATGCCGATAAATATTTGTTTGAAGCCAGCGGTCGCTACGATGGCAGCTACTACTTTTCCCCGGATAACCGCTTTGGTTTTTTTCCTGCATTCTCAGTCGGATGGCGTTTGTCGGAGGAGAATTTTATAAAACAAAACCTTCGCTGGATCGATAACCTGAAACTGCGCGGATCATATGGAGAAGTAGGTGCGCTCGCAGGCAGCGCCTTCCAGTATATGAGCACATACGGTGTGGCAGGGCCAGCTTACGTGATCGGCGGGAACGCGGTGCAGGCGATCCGGGAGCGGAATGAACCAAACCCAAACATTACCTGGGAACGCGCCAAAAAGACTGATATCGGCATTGAAGCCACACTCTGGAAAGGTTTACTGAATATAGAAGCCGACTACTTCCACGAAAAACGCTCCAATATGCTGGTCAATCCGGACGTGATCGTTCCTTCCGAATATGGTATCGGCCTAAGCCAGGTGAATGCGGGTATCATGCAAAACCAGGGCATTGACCTGTCCCTGGGATCCTCGCACCGGTTCTCATCGGACCTTCGTGTATCGTTGAACGGTAATGTCACTTATGCCAAAAACAAGCTGCTTCAGGTCTTTGAAGCAGGTGCTACTTATAACAATCCCAATCGTCGTTTAACCGGTAAGCCGCTCGGAACGCAGTTTGGATTTCAGTCATCGGGATTCTTCCAGTTAGCCGATTTTGACGACGCCGGCAAGTTGAAACCCGGCATTGCAGTTCAGCCGTGGGGCCCTGTACTGCCCGGTGACATTCGGTACCAGGATATGAACAATGACGGGAAAATCAACGATGACGACCGGACCAGGATCGGTGACGCAGTTGCAACGCCACGGATCATTTACGGTATTTCTCCTAATGTTCAGTACAAAGGTTTTACGCTGGATATCTTATTTCAGGGCGCGGCTAAAACGAACTTTTATTATGCGGGCAGCGCAGCCTGGGCTTTCAACAACGGAATGGGCGCCGTACGGGAAAACCTGGATTACTGGACGCCGGAAAATCCGAACGCCAAAAACCCGCGCATTACCAATGCGCCAACGGCCAATAACACGCAGACTTCTTCATTCTGGGTCGGCGACGCCAGCTATTTACGTTTGAGAAGCGCCACGTTGTCTTATTCGCTGCCATCGGTCATTACTCAAAAAGTGAAGATCCAGAATGCACGCATCTATGTGTCTGGCCAGAACCTACTTACATGGACCAAGCTTCGGAATTTCGATCCGGAAATTACCCAGGCGAATGCGTGGAGCTATCCCCAGCAAAAAGTAATGTCGGTTGGTCTAAATATTACTTTCTAA
- a CDS encoding RNA polymerase sigma factor, which produces MYKRFTDEQLVESLRKGNEKSFEEIYLRYWYRLYTIAYQETGTKEEAEELVQDVFENLWYKREESLIKHLRAYLIVSMKHRVMNYIKSAITQRKYQEYLIFHEIQQSYGTDEIVNFSDLSRAVEEVMKKLPEKTSQVFRLSRFENQSVKDIAEKLSLTEKGVEYHITQSLKVLKDHLKYYNSDN; this is translated from the coding sequence ATGTACAAACGTTTTACCGATGAACAACTAGTGGAATCGCTCCGGAAAGGGAATGAGAAATCCTTTGAGGAGATTTATCTTCGATACTGGTATCGCTTGTATACCATTGCTTACCAGGAAACCGGGACCAAAGAAGAAGCCGAAGAGCTCGTCCAGGATGTATTTGAAAACCTTTGGTACAAAAGAGAGGAATCGCTGATCAAACATTTGCGTGCTTACCTGATCGTTTCAATGAAGCACCGGGTCATGAATTACATCAAATCTGCGATCACACAGAGAAAATACCAGGAGTACCTGATCTTTCACGAGATCCAGCAATCCTACGGCACTGACGAAATCGTCAACTTTTCGGATTTATCGAGGGCTGTGGAGGAAGTCATGAAAAAGTTGCCCGAAAAAACCTCTCAGGTGTTCCGTTTGAGCCGCTTCGAAAACCAGTCGGTGAAGGACATTGCCGAAAAACTCAGCCTGACCGAAAAAGGGGTCGAGTACCACATTACCCAATCGCTGAAAGTCCTGAAAGACCATTTGAAATATTACAATTCAGATAACTAA
- a CDS encoding RagB/SusD family nutrient uptake outer membrane protein: MKLHRFMNLNGKVALLFMLFGIFSCQSFLDVAPKDQISDTTVWTDTGTADLFLNNVYSGIPGPFNFFDPWENYTDNAMNGVNGLDSRVLYSPSVYTPSNAPNWWGQYANIRRANLFIEKVTASTLPDTWKKPKIAEARYLRAYYYQLLWTAHGGVPIITNALNQNKEGDAIFRARNTDEETYKFIVDECAAIVEDLPLKAEAGRVSKASALTLKGFCELFWASPLKNTTNDKARWAVAAATNKQVIDLGSHSLFSNYETQFYEDNNNNIEVIFAKQYLGGTALGSGKEGLWGPWMVGGVQKAYGGVDPTQELVDEYAMANGLPISDPASGYDPQNPYLNREKRFYQSIVYDGSTWTGAEMVMKQGVGSRNATDLSNTNEATNTGYYLRKTLNPKYAINGNNQLNSGSFIIYRYAEVLLSYAEAQNEAAGPDASVYTAINQIRTRSELPALKAGLTQAQMRVVIQRERRVELAFEERRWFDLMRLKLAEKNLNGTLHAMKIEVVGGKTVYTVIPAPEGGKKFFPEKNYLLPIPQAAINQNSKLVQNPNY, from the coding sequence ATGAAACTCCATAGGTTTATGAATTTGAATGGTAAAGTAGCTTTGCTGTTCATGCTGTTTGGGATATTTTCCTGCCAAAGCTTCCTGGATGTAGCTCCGAAAGATCAGATTTCAGATACAACCGTCTGGACAGACACCGGCACCGCAGACCTCTTTTTGAACAATGTATATTCAGGAATCCCCGGCCCGTTCAACTTCTTCGATCCATGGGAAAATTACACGGATAATGCAATGAACGGCGTGAACGGGCTCGATAGCAGGGTTTTATATTCTCCATCAGTGTATACGCCGAGCAATGCGCCCAACTGGTGGGGCCAGTACGCCAACATCCGCAGAGCTAATCTGTTTATTGAAAAAGTAACCGCATCCACGCTTCCGGATACCTGGAAAAAGCCCAAAATTGCGGAAGCAAGATATTTACGGGCCTATTACTACCAGCTTTTGTGGACAGCCCACGGCGGCGTTCCGATCATCACCAATGCATTGAACCAGAACAAGGAAGGCGACGCCATATTCAGGGCACGCAATACGGATGAAGAAACCTACAAATTCATTGTGGACGAGTGCGCTGCTATCGTGGAGGACCTGCCGCTGAAAGCAGAAGCAGGCCGGGTTTCCAAAGCCTCAGCGCTGACGCTTAAAGGATTCTGCGAGCTTTTCTGGGCCAGCCCGTTGAAAAATACCACCAATGACAAAGCCCGCTGGGCGGTGGCGGCGGCTACCAATAAGCAGGTAATCGACCTGGGTTCTCACAGTTTGTTTTCCAATTACGAAACGCAGTTTTACGAGGATAACAACAACAATATAGAAGTGATTTTTGCCAAACAATACCTTGGCGGCACGGCATTGGGCAGCGGAAAGGAAGGTTTGTGGGGCCCCTGGATGGTAGGCGGTGTGCAGAAAGCCTATGGTGGCGTGGATCCTACGCAGGAACTGGTGGATGAATATGCAATGGCCAATGGTCTGCCGATTTCAGATCCGGCTTCCGGCTATGATCCTCAAAACCCTTACCTAAACCGGGAAAAACGGTTTTATCAGTCCATTGTCTACGACGGATCAACCTGGACGGGCGCTGAAATGGTGATGAAGCAAGGCGTAGGCAGCCGGAATGCGACCGATCTGAGCAACACCAACGAGGCCACCAACACGGGTTACTACCTCCGAAAAACACTCAACCCGAAATACGCGATCAATGGTAACAACCAGTTGAACAGCGGCAGCTTCATTATCTATCGTTATGCCGAGGTATTGCTGAGCTATGCCGAAGCCCAAAACGAAGCGGCCGGCCCGGATGCATCGGTGTATACGGCCATTAACCAGATACGGACACGCTCGGAATTGCCTGCGCTCAAAGCCGGGCTTACCCAGGCCCAAATGCGGGTGGTGATTCAGCGGGAACGTCGGGTGGAACTGGCTTTTGAGGAAAGACGCTGGTTTGACCTTATGCGCCTGAAACTGGCCGAAAAAAACCTGAACGGAACGCTGCACGCCATGAAAATTGAAGTGGTGGGTGGAAAAACTGTTTATACCGTAATTCCCGCACCAGAAGGAGGCAAAAAGTTCTTTCCGGAAAAAAACTATCTGTTGCCTATTCCGCAGGCAGCGATCAATCAGAATTCAAAGTTGGTGCAAAATCCTAATTACTAG
- a CDS encoding PVC-type heme-binding CxxCH protein — protein MQTNLFINIMSGNHIIKPVTGLLFCICLLAASSRPKPHEVPPEKALATFQLPEGFQIEMVASEPLVADPVAMEIDEAGRMYVVEMHGYPLDKSGSGKIKLLTDTDGDGKMDKSIAFAEGLMLPTGVMRWKKGIIVTDAPNVLYLEDSDGDGKADLRDTLVTGFALSNPQHNLNNPTLGLDNWIYLGHEPAVSTQTFKSEFGDRGGDVYYPDKKETPRLPDNARGRSVRMRPDRAGLEILSANTQFGHTFDNWGRYLLVSNANHIIHQVMSAEYLKRNPNLLVSNAAQSISDHGNAAEVFPITQNPLNQLLTDLGVFTSACGSKTYQGGIFPAPFDSVMFVAEPVSNIVHADVIHDKGATFTASRVYQNKEFLASTDAWFRPVNMYIGPDGALYVVDYYRQIIEHPEWMADDVIKSGELYNGIDKGRIYRITPKGTKPLTWVNDLKTTQWTNDFLVGKLADPNIWWRRNAQRLLIDGDDKTVVASLEQMVANEKNPLGRLHALYTLEGMNALKPELLVTALKDNASGVRENAIRLSEPFLKDNAVQNALISLQNDPNAKVRFQLLCTLGFLDSPEAGKARENLLFKNIEDPWMQIAALSATPSSKNSLLGAVLNRYQADNAAYSSLVERLSTMTGNGGSAVEIKNAIMRVLAPEDKKNSGWQAAVLQGLALGLKNNKTAAIALKSEQNVLVSAAINNPSAAVRQGSIQLLNITGLIQNASTKLAVEKSVRTALDKKASVENRTAAINFLSLDNPKLYIRPLKKLIAPTEPLPVQLAALKTLSAVPDNTVSHFVVEQWPSLTRDVRNAAINTFMVNESRISLLLDALEKKIIDPSAIGWPRSVGLMAQGNAALKARSRMLLTKKDDGRMEVVKAYAPALSMTGSIDNGRAVFQKNCSACHQIGGKSGTPYGPDLGTIRNRRPESIMGDILNPNLSIADGFDIWSIEIKEGEPVQGLIATESPTALTIRNYGGQETVIARANIKSLKALGMSVMPAGLENQISRQEMADLLLYLKQGKQDTPAH, from the coding sequence ATGCAAACCAACCTATTTATCAATATAATGAGTGGTAACCACATTATTAAGCCTGTAACCGGATTGCTTTTTTGCATCTGTCTGCTTGCCGCAAGCAGCCGGCCTAAACCCCACGAAGTCCCGCCGGAAAAAGCATTGGCGACCTTTCAGCTTCCCGAAGGCTTTCAAATAGAAATGGTTGCCAGCGAGCCGCTTGTTGCCGACCCGGTTGCCATGGAAATTGACGAGGCAGGCCGTATGTATGTTGTGGAAATGCACGGCTATCCGCTCGACAAAAGTGGGTCTGGGAAAATCAAGTTGCTGACGGATACCGACGGCGATGGAAAAATGGACAAAAGCATTGCGTTCGCAGAAGGATTAATGTTGCCAACCGGTGTAATGCGCTGGAAAAAGGGTATCATCGTCACAGATGCGCCCAATGTCCTGTATCTCGAGGATTCCGATGGTGATGGAAAGGCCGATTTGCGCGACACGTTGGTCACCGGCTTTGCATTATCCAACCCGCAGCATAACCTCAATAATCCGACACTGGGCCTGGACAACTGGATCTACCTGGGTCACGAGCCTGCGGTTTCCACCCAAACATTTAAAAGCGAATTCGGCGACAGAGGCGGTGATGTATATTATCCTGATAAAAAAGAAACCCCACGCTTACCCGACAATGCACGCGGAAGAAGTGTACGAATGCGGCCGGACCGCGCAGGATTGGAGATACTTTCGGCCAATACGCAGTTTGGACATACATTTGATAACTGGGGCCGGTATCTTCTGGTGAGCAATGCCAACCACATTATCCATCAGGTAATGTCTGCCGAATACCTCAAACGAAATCCAAACCTGCTCGTTTCCAATGCAGCGCAGTCGATTTCTGATCACGGCAATGCGGCAGAAGTTTTCCCGATTACGCAAAATCCTTTGAACCAGTTGCTGACCGACCTCGGCGTTTTCACCTCCGCCTGCGGCTCAAAGACTTATCAGGGCGGGATTTTTCCGGCTCCTTTTGATAGCGTCATGTTCGTGGCCGAACCCGTAAGCAACATTGTGCACGCGGATGTGATACACGACAAAGGCGCAACTTTTACCGCCAGTCGGGTTTACCAGAACAAAGAATTCCTTGCTTCCACCGACGCCTGGTTCCGCCCGGTCAATATGTACATTGGCCCGGACGGTGCGTTGTATGTAGTTGATTATTACCGGCAGATCATCGAACATCCGGAGTGGATGGCCGACGACGTGATCAAATCCGGGGAGTTGTATAATGGAATAGACAAAGGCCGCATTTACCGCATTACGCCAAAAGGCACCAAGCCGCTGACCTGGGTTAACGATTTAAAAACAACCCAATGGACCAACGATTTCCTGGTAGGCAAGCTGGCCGATCCCAATATATGGTGGCGGCGCAATGCACAACGTTTATTGATTGACGGTGATGATAAAACGGTGGTAGCGTCATTGGAACAAATGGTAGCCAATGAAAAAAATCCGCTCGGCCGGTTGCATGCGCTTTATACTTTGGAGGGAATGAACGCGCTGAAACCAGAACTTCTGGTCACTGCCTTGAAAGACAATGCTTCTGGTGTGAGGGAAAATGCGATCAGGCTTTCTGAACCATTTTTGAAAGATAATGCCGTTCAAAATGCGTTAATTAGCTTGCAAAATGACCCGAATGCCAAAGTGCGTTTTCAGCTTCTTTGCACGCTCGGCTTCCTGGATTCGCCCGAGGCTGGTAAGGCAAGGGAAAATCTTTTATTCAAGAATATAGAAGATCCCTGGATGCAGATCGCGGCTTTATCGGCTACACCTTCTTCCAAAAATAGCTTGCTTGGCGCAGTACTAAACCGCTACCAGGCGGATAATGCCGCGTACAGCTCGCTGGTGGAAAGACTGAGTACGATGACCGGAAATGGCGGCAGCGCTGTTGAGATTAAAAATGCGATAATGAGGGTGTTGGCTCCGGAAGACAAGAAAAACAGTGGCTGGCAGGCGGCGGTTTTACAGGGATTGGCACTTGGATTGAAAAATAATAAAACAGCCGCAATTGCTTTGAAAAGTGAACAGAATGTACTGGTAAGCGCGGCCATAAACAACCCGTCTGCGGCTGTGCGCCAGGGAAGTATCCAGTTACTCAATATCACAGGGTTGATTCAAAATGCGAGCACCAAACTGGCTGTTGAAAAATCTGTCAGAACTGCATTGGATAAAAAGGCGAGCGTCGAAAACCGTACCGCTGCGATCAACTTCTTGTCTCTGGATAATCCCAAATTATACATCAGACCGCTCAAAAAGCTGATTGCGCCTACCGAGCCGCTGCCCGTGCAACTGGCTGCTTTGAAAACCCTCAGTGCGGTTCCAGATAATACCGTCAGCCATTTTGTGGTGGAACAATGGCCTTCGCTGACGCGGGATGTCCGGAATGCGGCGATCAATACTTTTATGGTGAATGAATCGCGGATCTCGCTGCTTTTAGACGCTCTGGAAAAGAAGATCATTGATCCTTCTGCCATTGGCTGGCCGAGAAGTGTGGGACTGATGGCGCAGGGAAATGCGGCTTTAAAAGCGCGGTCGCGAATGTTGTTGACCAAAAAAGACGATGGTCGGATGGAAGTCGTAAAAGCTTATGCGCCAGCATTATCCATGACAGGAAGTATAGATAACGGCCGCGCCGTTTTCCAGAAAAACTGCTCCGCCTGTCACCAGATCGGCGGCAAATCGGGCACACCTTATGGGCCAGACCTAGGGACAATCCGAAACCGTCGGCCTGAGTCCATTATGGGCGATATCCTGAATCCCAACCTTTCCATTGCCGATGGATTTGATATCTGGTCGATCGAAATAAAGGAAGGCGAGCCGGTGCAGGGATTGATCGCAACGGAATCGCCGACTGCTTTGACCATCAGGAATTACGGCGGACAGGAAACGGTTATCGCACGCGCCAACATCAAATCGTTGAAAGCACTGGGTATGTCGGTCATGCCGGCGGGCCTGGAAAACCAGATCAGCCGGCAGGAAATGGCGGACTTGCTTTTGTATCTCAAACAGGGAAAACAGGACACACCCGCCCACTAA
- a CDS encoding FecR family protein: protein MNQHDFDILLQKYLSGECDPEEEKQILEWSETAFANGTMTISRSEQIVVERRMWKRISSSVLGKSPMLKRIGWRWLAVAATIILVSGLAIFVPDSISKLNQNIISKISSSDADLALEDYAEVYNTTGKPKTLSLEDGTIVTLTPESSLKYSRHFDNKKRQVELEGEAFFEVKKDSSRPFFVYTGELVTQVLGTTFNVKSYKDSKIIEVKVVSGRVSVYENKQKAPQNRNGVILRPNQKITFDKESKKLVPELVEAPVLQDLQEKKLEFVFEESTLQEVLSVIQKAFGVEIVVEKSTLNDCIFTGDLTGLPLHTQLRFICKSVNASYELRGTTFFIKGDGCKK, encoded by the coding sequence ATGAATCAACACGATTTCGATATATTATTACAAAAATATCTCTCCGGGGAATGCGACCCGGAAGAAGAAAAACAGATTTTGGAATGGTCTGAAACGGCTTTTGCAAACGGAACGATGACGATCAGCCGATCCGAGCAAATCGTTGTAGAACGCAGGATGTGGAAACGTATATCCAGCTCCGTACTTGGCAAGAGCCCCATGTTGAAGAGAATAGGCTGGCGGTGGCTGGCGGTGGCGGCGACGATTATCCTGGTGTCAGGCCTGGCGATATTCGTGCCGGACTCGATCAGTAAACTAAATCAAAATATCATTTCCAAAATATCTTCGTCTGACGCCGATTTAGCATTGGAAGATTATGCAGAGGTTTACAATACCACCGGGAAACCTAAAACATTATCCCTGGAAGACGGCACGATCGTCACATTGACCCCGGAGAGCAGCCTGAAATACTCCAGACATTTCGACAATAAAAAGCGCCAGGTCGAATTGGAAGGAGAAGCATTTTTCGAGGTTAAGAAGGATTCCAGCCGCCCGTTTTTCGTGTATACCGGTGAGCTGGTAACGCAGGTATTAGGGACAACATTTAACGTGAAATCTTACAAAGACTCCAAAATCATCGAAGTGAAGGTAGTTAGCGGCAGGGTATCAGTTTACGAAAACAAACAAAAGGCGCCCCAAAACCGCAATGGCGTGATTTTGAGGCCAAATCAGAAAATCACTTTTGACAAAGAATCCAAAAAACTGGTGCCGGAACTTGTAGAAGCACCTGTATTGCAGGATTTACAGGAGAAAAAACTGGAATTCGTTTTTGAAGAATCGACCTTACAGGAGGTTTTGTCAGTCATTCAAAAGGCCTTTGGCGTGGAGATCGTCGTCGAAAAATCAACATTGAACGATTGCATTTTCACCGGCGACCTCACCGGTCTCCCGCTGCACACACAGCTCCGGTTCATTTGCAAATCGGTAAATGCCAGTTATGAGTTGCGGGGAACTACTTTTTTTATCAAAGGCGACGGCTGTAAAAAATAG